Proteins encoded by one window of Cannabis sativa cultivar Pink pepper isolate KNU-18-1 chromosome 4, ASM2916894v1, whole genome shotgun sequence:
- the LOC115713827 gene encoding calcium-dependent protein kinase 10-like: MMTLSDHPNIVKLKAFREDEDFFYFIMELCEGGELFDRIEAKDYLTEAEAAPVAKMIAKAICMCHVAGVIHRDLKPENFLFLNNQKDSPLKLIDFGFSVFFKPNQRFSDIVGTLSYVAPEMLSQWKRHGPEVDIWSAGVIIYIMLCGHFPFYLDSDLDYDKTTQTTCAILKGDIDFETQPWPQISESAKSLIRQMLERDPKKRLTAQQVLGNY; the protein is encoded by the coding sequence ATGATGACATTGTCGGATCACCCAAACATTGTGAAGCTAAAGGCATTTCGTGAAGATGAAGACTTCTTTTACTTTATTATGGAGCTTTGTGAGGGAGGCGAGTTGTTTGATCGAATTGAGGCTAAAGACTACTTGACCGAGGCAGAGGCAGCCCCTGTGGCTAAGATGATAGCCAAGGCAATTTGTATGTGCCATGTGGCTGGGGTCATACATAGAGATTTGAAGCCCGAAAACTTTTTGTTCCTTAACAACCAAAAAGACTCGCCTCTCAAACTCATTGATTTTGGATTTTCTGTGTTTTTTAAGCCTAATCAAAGGTTTTCAGATATAGTGGGGACTCTGTCTTATGTAGCTCCGGAAATGTTGAGCCAATGGAAGCGTCATGGACCAGAAGTGGATATTTGGAGTGCTGGAGTTATCATTTACATTATGTTATGTGGTCATTTCCCATTTTATCTTGATTCAGATTTAGATTATGATAAAACTACTCAGACAACTTGTGCTATTTTAAAAGGAGACATAGACTTTGAAACACAACCGTGGCCTCAAATTTCTGAGAGTGCTAAGAGTCTTATTAGGCAAATGCTAGAGCGTGATCCAAAAAAGCGTTTGACTGCTCAACAAGTGCTTGGTAATTACTAA
- the LOC133036576 gene encoding calcium-dependent protein kinase 10-like: MMTLSDHPNIVKLKAFREDEDFFYFIMELCEGGELFDRIEAKDYLTEAEAAPVAKMIAKAVCMCHVAGVIHRDLKPENFLFLNNQPDSPLKLIDFGFSVFFKPNQRFSDIVGTLSYVAPEMLSQWKRHGPEVDIWSAGVIIYIMLCGHFPFYLNSDLDFDKTTQTTCAILKGDIDFETQPWPQISESAKSLIRQMLERDPKKRLTAQQVLGNY, encoded by the coding sequence ATGATGACATTGTCGGATCACCCGAACATTGTGAAGCTAAAGGCATTTCGTGAAGATGAAGACTTCTTTTACTTTATTATGGAGCTTTGTGAGGGAGGCGAGTTGTTTGATCGAATTGAGGCTAAAGACTACTTGACCGAGGCAGAGGCAGCCCCTGTGGCTAAGATGATAGCCAAGGCAGTTTGTATGTGCCATGTGGCTGGAGTCATACATAGAGATTTGAAGCCTGAAAACTTTTTGTTCCTTAACAACCAACCAGACTCGCCTCTCAAACTCATTGATTTTGGATTTTCTGTGTTTTTTAAACCTAATCAAAGGTTTTCAGATATAGTGGGGACTCTGTCTTATGTAGCTCCGGAAATGTTGAGCCAATGGAAGCGTCATGGACCAGAAGTGGATATTTGGAGTGCTGGAGTTATCATTTACATTATGTTATGTGGTCATTTCCCATTTTATCTTAATTCAGATTTAGATTTTGATAAAACTACTCAGACAACTTGTGCTATTTTAAAAGGAGACATAGACTTTGAAACACAACCGTGGCCTCAAATTTCTGAGAGTGCTAAGAGTCTTATTAGGCAAATGCTAGAGCGTGATCCAAAAAAGCGTTTGACTGCTCAACAAGTGCTTGGTAATTACTAA
- the LOC115712043 gene encoding uncharacterized protein LOC115712043 produces the protein MSKTGEDSENESVSLDLLKQKMADFAKERNWEQYHSPRNLLLAMVGEVGELSEIFQWKGEVPKGLPGWKEEEKVHLGEELSDVLLYLIRLSDMCGVDLGKAALRKIGLNAIKYPAPNNNNNNNNGSSS, from the exons ATGAGTAAAACTGGTGAGGATTCAGAAAATGAAAGCGTGTCTCTTGATCTTCTGAAGCAAAAAATGGCTGATTTTGCTAAAGAAAGAAACTGGGAACAGTACCACAGCCCCAGGAACCTCCTTTTGGCTATG GTGGGTGAAGTAGGAGAACTCTCAGAGATATTCCAATGGAAAGGAGAGGTTCCAAAGGGATTGCCTGGTTGGAAAGAAGAGGAGAAAGTACACCTTGGAGAAGAGCTTTCTGATGTGTTGCTTTACCTAATTAGGCTTTCTGATATGTGTGGTGTTGATCTTGGTAAAGCTGCCCTTCGTAAGATTGGTCTTAATGCCATTAAGTACCCTGCTcccaataacaataataacaataataatggcTCATCTTCTTAG
- the LOC115714777 gene encoding uncharacterized protein LOC115714777, translating to MAKARPILILFILFFAAQESRSEAPPYLDKLAKFSTTEPHDKHQENNYSGGRRLMIGSTAPRCTYNECRGCRFKCRAEQVPVEGNDPINSAYHYKCICHR from the exons ATGGCCAAAGCTAGGCCTATATTAATACTCTTCATCTTGTTTTTTGCTGCACaag AATCCAGAAGTGAAGCACCACCTTATCTTGATAAGCTGGCCAAATTCTCTACCACTGAACCACATGACAAACATcag gaaaataaTTATAGTGGTGGGAGAAGATTAATGATAGGATCAACAGCACCAAGATGCACATACAATGAGTGTAGAGGATGCAGATTCAAATGCCGAGCAGAGCAAGTCCCCGTAGAAGGAAATGACCCAATTAATAGTGCATATCACTATAAATGTATTTGTCAtaggtaa
- the LOC133037184 gene encoding uncharacterized protein LOC133037184: protein MVSLEVSIWTTLNHWRKAQDKLCLLSSSMLGDGNNLEHWTKHAPNTIFKINVDGATFEKDNAYGFGIVACDSKSRIIDFMVKYSHRSSSAEVVEALRVKEALSWLKGKSWNMVEVETNSLLTVQAIFSHQQMTSVFGLITNDCKTLLSSLSNVVFVLLDDQQIKLFTS from the exons ATGGTCTCTTTAGAAG TGTCAATTTGGACTACTCTTAATCACTGGCGAAAAGCTCAAGATAAATTATGTTTGTTATCATCTTCTATGTTGGGTGATGGTAACAACCTTGAGCATTGGACAAAACATGCTCCTAATACGATATTCAAGATCAATGTTGATGGAGCTACCTTCGAGAAAGATAATGCATATGGGTTTGGTATTGTAGCTTGTGACTCGAAAAGTAGGATTATTGATTTTATGGTTAAGTATTCTCATCGGTCCTCCTCTGCCGAGGTAGTTGAGGCTTTAAGGGTTAAGGAGGCACTTAGTTGGCTTAAAGGCAAAAGTTGGAATATGGTAGAGGTGGAAACTAATAGCTTACTCACTGTTCAGGCAATTTTTAGCCATCAACAAATGACTTCTGTTTTCGGTTTGATTACTAATGATTGTAAAACTCTTCTATCCTCTCTATCTAATGTAGTCTTCGTTTTATTAGACGATCAGCAAATAAAGTTGTTCACTTCGTGA
- the LOC115715327 gene encoding asparagine--tRNA ligase, cytoplasmic 2: MSEQKDSAPASATPVPFKYSTRVVLKTILESGDTLGFVGQRVVVGGWVKSSKEVRKEPSPAADQPPAATVDQYVGANPGRSPSGDVSCSEILQSRIPFIRSILKMLGGGGNYSVRDKLEVSSAPRPPPPSISFLQINDGSCVSTLLVVVDSSIASPCQILHTGTCIVAEGEIKRCSTEGKHVIELKVERILHIGRVEYDKYPLSKKQLPLNQLRECPHFRPRTTTVATVMRIRSALSFAAHTFNQNNGFLCVQVPIITITDSEGFSEKFQITNGVFEKLIMSKKDEPKMIDDTENVSLDVIKAVVKEKSKIVEELKRTDSNREALIAATKDLQKTSELAAQLEAKEKSKSKSFSKAADHNHHTTTTASDNFFSAQTHLTVSGRLHLESYASSLGNVYAFGPRFRAIKTESPKQVAEMWTVEMEMAFSQLEDAMNCAEDFFKFLCKWLLEKCSEDMKFVLKRMDKNCIERLHLVILNSALRISYTEALEAMKKHSADKKMEKKLEWGAALTTEHLSYLVDEMYKRPVIIYNYPKQVKPFYVRQNDDGRTVAAFDLVVPKVGVLVSGSQNEERFNVLSTRIKELGLGAEQYEWYLDLRRHGTVKHAGFSFGFDLMVLFATGLADARDVIPFPRSYGKISN, encoded by the exons ATGTCTGAACAAAAAGACTCTGCTCCTGCCTCTGCTACCCCTGTTCCATTCAAATACTCTACCCGGGTTGTGTTGAAAACGATACTTGAATCGGGTGACACCCTGGGATTTGTTGGGCAGAGAGTTGTGGTTGGTGGGTGGGTTAAGTCTTCTAAAGAGGTTAGGAAAGAGCCCTCTCCCGCGGCTGACCAACCGCCCGCCGCTACGGTTGATCAGTATGTGGGTGCTAATCCGGGTCGGAGTCCGAGTGGCGATGTTTCTTGCTCTGAGATTCTTCAATCTCGGATACCCTTTATAAGATCCATCTTGAAAATGTTGGGAGGAGGAGGGAATTACTCTGTTCGTGATAAATTAGAGGTGTCTTCAGCTCCAAGGCCACCTCCTCCTTCCATCTCTTTTTTGCAGATTAATGATGGTTCTTGCGTTTCAACTCTTCTG GTTGTTGTAGATTCTTCTATAGCTTCCCCTTGTCAGATTCTACATACTGGAACTTGTATAGTTGCAGAAGGTGAAATCAAGAGGTGTTCAACTGAGGGAAAACATGTCATAGAACTCAAAGTTGAGAGAATACTTCATATAGGAAGAGTTGAATATGATAAGTATCCATTATCAAAGAAGCAACTTCCATTGAATCAGTTAAGAGAATGTCCTCATTTTCGACCTCGAACAACAACT GTGGCAACCGTTATGCGAATTCGTAGTGCATTGAGTTTTGCAGCTCATACTTTCAACCAAAACAATGGATTTCTATGTGTACAAGTACCAATCATAACAATCACAGACAGTGAAGGTTTCAGTGAAAAGTTTCAGATTACAAATggggtttttgagaaattaattatgagtaAGAAAGATGAGCCGAAGATGATAGATGACACTGAAAATGTTAGTCTTGATGTTATTAAAGCTGTTGTTAAGGAGAAAAGTAAGATAGTTGAGGAGCTTAAAAGGACTGATAGTAATAGAGAAGCATTAATTGCTGCAACAAAGGATTTACAGAAAACTTCTGAGCTAGCTGCACAGTTAGAAGCTAAAGAAAAATCCAAATCAAAGAGTTTCTCAAAGGCAGCTGATCATAATCATCACACTACTACTACAGCTTCTGATAACTTTTTCTCTGCTCAAACTCATCTGACTGTTTCTGGTCGTCTTCATTTGGAGAGCTATGCATCTTCTCTTGGGAATGTCTATGCATTTGGACCGAGATTTCGAGCAATTAAAACCGAGTCTCCAAAACAAGTAGCAGAAATGTGGACAGTTGAGATGGAAATGGCCTTTTCACAATTAGAG GATGCTATGAATTGTGCTGAAGACTTTTTCAAGTTCTTATGCAAGTGGCTTTTGGAAAAATGTTCTGAAGATATGAAATTTGTCCTGAAAAGAATGGACAAAAACTGCATCGAACGCCTTCATTTAGTTATACTGAATTCAGCTCTAAGGATCTCTTACACTGAAGCATTAGAAGCTATGAAGAAA CATTCTGCTGataagaaaatggaaaaaaaactTGAATGGGGTGCTGCACTAACAACAGAACATCTAAG TTATTTGGTTGATGAGATGTACAAAAGGCCTGTAATCATATACAACTATCCAAAACAAGTTAAGCCATTTTATGTTCGCCAAAACGACGATGGAAGAACAGTTGCAGCATTTGATTTGGTGGTACCAAAG GTTGGAGTTTTAGTTTCGGGGAGCCAAAATGAGGAGCGCTTCAATGTGTTAAGCACAAG GATTAAGGAGCTGGGATTGGGAGCTGAGCAGTATGAATGGTACTTGGATCTTCGGCGCCATGGAACAGTCAAGCATGCTGGCTTCAGTTTCGGGTTTGATCTTATGGTTCTCTTTGCCACTGGCCTTGCTGATGCTAGAGATGTTATCCCCTTTCCAAGAAGTTATGGAAAAATCAGCAACTGA
- the LOC115715328 gene encoding cysteine-rich repeat secretory protein 55 codes for MKLPHEIVVVVFLVLCICIAESADPLGDFCNKETEISKGSKISSNIDNLLSELALKTPSTGFLTSSYGKGEDQVYGLAQCRGDVSTEDCSSCVKDAADKIKTRCPNEADARIWYDFCFLRYNNKSSFIGKVDTSYGILYANVQNVSDPENFKKELGALMNQIRKEAVQPKNRGLGKGETQLSPFVTLYALVQCTRDISSIDCAQCLAIAVENFDHFCKNKKGCRVLYSSCYVRYELYPFFFPLASNNTKVLDHSMINMMKVNP; via the coding sequence atgaAGTTACCACAtgaaattgttgttgttgtttttctaGTTCTATGCATTTGCATAGCCGAATCAGCAGACCCTTTGGGAGATTTCTGTAACAAAGAGACTGAGATAAGTAAAGGCAGTAAAATATCATCAAACATTGACAATTTGTTGTCTGAATTGGCTCTCAAAACTCCCTCAACTGGCTTTTTAACTAGCTCCTATGGTAAAGGCGAAGACCAAGTTTATGGCTTGGCTCAATGCAGAGGTGATGTGAGCACTGAAGACTGCTCAAGTTGTGTCAAAGATGCTGCTGATAAGATCAAAACTCGTTGCCCGAACGAAGCTGATGCTAGGATTTGGTATGACTTTTGCTTCTTAAGGTATAACAACAAGAGTAGTTTTATTGGAAAAGTTGACACTTCTTATGGCATACTCTATGCTAATGTTCAAAATGTAAGTGATCCtgaaaatttcaaaaaggaGTTAGGAGCTTTGATGAATCAGATAAGAAAAGAAGCTGTTCAGCCTAAGAATCGGGGTCTTGGCAAAGGCGAAACACAGCTTTCGCCTTTTGTCACGCTCTATGCATTGGTACAATGCACAAGAGACATTTCTAGTATAGATTGTGCTCAGTGTTTGGCCATTGCAGTAGAAAACTTTGACCATTTTTGCAAAAACAAAAAGGGTTGTAGAGTTTTGTATAGTAGTTGTTATGTAAGATATGAACTCTATCCATTTTTCTTTCCTCTTGCTTCAAACAATACCAAGGTTTTAGATCATTCTATGATAAACATGATGAAGGTGAACCCATAG